Proteins encoded within one genomic window of Streptomyces taklimakanensis:
- a CDS encoding roadblock/LC7 domain-containing protein → MALNSGLDWLLDDLTQRMASVRHALVLSNDGLVTGTSQGLERSEAEHLAAVASGLHSLARGTGEHFRVGRVRQTVIEFDEGILFVTAAGDGSCLCVLAAPEADMGLLAYETTLLVSRVGEHLGVATRNGR, encoded by the coding sequence ATGGCTCTGAACAGTGGGCTGGACTGGCTGTTGGACGATTTGACGCAGCGGATGGCGTCGGTTCGGCACGCGTTGGTGCTCTCCAACGACGGACTGGTCACCGGAACCAGCCAGGGACTCGAGCGGAGCGAGGCCGAGCACCTGGCCGCGGTCGCCTCCGGCCTGCACAGCCTGGCCAGAGGCACGGGGGAGCACTTCCGGGTGGGCCGGGTGCGGCAGACCGTGATCGAGTTCGACGAGGGAATCCTCTTCGTGACGGCGGCCGGAGACGGGAGCTGTCTGTGCGTGCTGGCCGCGCCGGAGGCCGACATGGGCCTGCTGGCCTATGAGACGACCCTGCTGGTGAGTCGGGTCGGCGAGCACCTGGGGGTGGCCACGCGCAACGGCCGCTGA
- a CDS encoding DUF6397 family protein, which yields MSVGVVWKTAAGAAARSVPGSPPAGEPPAGSPREAVSMAAARRALGLKPRELELAVEFGEIEAVTPTPSVRGRRGRLIPVAELVRLRTEEGFPATLRERTRLVGAGEGADLMGISRARFARLARAGCFGPARFSLNRYRAVIWFYRATELREVAEHQPALLRGPLPEGVRRLVEQGEDWRPRHWRNRRIAHVTRHTADPWAAAAAHAAVLAPKVLAEAVPDPLERARLAELRPELVTVRPDSPQARRVVRGLLTADGEEETLWHRLGLTLALGTARSARPLTSRTEDGSGSAPQSTARNNPSCTTEAINRPHRS from the coding sequence ATGTCGGTCGGAGTGGTCTGGAAGACGGCTGCGGGAGCGGCGGCACGGAGCGTCCCGGGGAGTCCGCCGGCGGGGGAACCGCCCGCCGGCTCCCCGCGGGAGGCGGTGTCGATGGCGGCGGCCCGTCGGGCGTTGGGGCTGAAACCCAGGGAGTTGGAGCTCGCCGTCGAGTTCGGAGAGATCGAGGCGGTGACGCCGACACCCTCGGTGCGCGGCCGCCGTGGCCGTCTGATTCCGGTGGCGGAACTGGTCCGGCTCCGTACCGAGGAGGGATTTCCGGCCACTCTGCGTGAGCGGACGCGTCTGGTCGGTGCCGGTGAGGGCGCCGACCTGATGGGGATCAGCCGGGCGCGGTTCGCGCGGCTGGCCCGTGCCGGGTGCTTCGGCCCCGCCCGCTTCTCCCTCAACCGGTACCGGGCCGTGATCTGGTTCTACCGCGCCACCGAGCTGCGGGAGGTCGCCGAGCACCAGCCGGCCCTGCTCCGCGGACCCCTGCCGGAGGGGGTGCGGCGGTTGGTGGAGCAGGGGGAGGACTGGCGTCCGCGCCACTGGCGCAACCGGCGGATCGCCCACGTCACGCGTCACACGGCCGACCCGTGGGCCGCTGCCGCCGCCCATGCCGCCGTACTCGCGCCGAAAGTGTTGGCGGAGGCCGTGCCGGATCCGCTCGAACGAGCCCGGCTCGCGGAGCTGCGGCCCGAACTGGTCACCGTCCGGCCCGACTCACCGCAGGCCCGACGGGTCGTCCGCGGCCTGCTCACCGCCGACGGCGAGGAGGAGACGCTGTGGCACCGACTGGGGTTGACGCTGGCGTTGGGGACGGCGCGGTCGGCACGTCCCCTGACCTCGCGGACGGAGGACGGGAGCGGGTCGGCACCTCAATCCACCGCCCGGAACAACCCCTCCTGCACCACCGAGGCGATCAACCGTCCCCACCGGTCGTAG
- a CDS encoding acyl-CoA thioesterase — protein MSETPGPDRSGPTAPADAAERLVDLLDLERIEENIFRGHSPDESLQRVFGGQVAGQALVAAGRTTDGKRPVHSLHAYFLRPGVPGVPIVYQVERVRDGRSFTTRRVVAVQQGRTIFNLTASFHRGEPGFEHQLPMPGVPDPESLPKLADELREHLGSLPEPLERMARRQPFDIRYVERLRWSREELRGVDPRSAVWMRAVGPLGDDPLVHTCAVTYASDMTLLDAVRLPVEPLWGPRGFDMASLDHAMWFHRPFRADEWFLYQQESPVATGARGLARGLLYDRWGRLIASVVQEGLFRAVD, from the coding sequence ATGAGCGAGACCCCGGGGCCGGACCGGTCCGGCCCGACGGCTCCGGCCGACGCGGCCGAGCGGCTGGTCGACCTCCTCGACCTGGAGCGGATCGAGGAGAACATCTTCCGCGGGCACAGCCCCGACGAGTCGCTGCAGCGCGTCTTCGGCGGCCAGGTCGCCGGGCAGGCGCTGGTGGCGGCCGGGCGCACCACCGACGGGAAACGCCCGGTGCACTCGCTGCACGCGTACTTCCTGCGCCCGGGGGTTCCCGGGGTGCCGATCGTGTACCAGGTCGAGCGGGTGCGGGACGGGCGTTCCTTCACCACCCGCCGTGTGGTGGCCGTGCAGCAGGGCCGTACGATCTTCAACCTGACCGCTTCCTTCCATCGTGGTGAGCCGGGTTTCGAGCACCAGTTGCCGATGCCCGGGGTGCCGGACCCCGAGTCGCTGCCGAAGCTGGCCGACGAGCTCCGCGAGCATCTGGGGTCGCTGCCCGAACCGCTGGAGCGCATGGCGCGTCGGCAACCGTTCGACATCCGGTACGTGGAGCGGCTGCGCTGGTCCCGGGAGGAGCTGCGGGGAGTGGATCCGCGCAGCGCGGTGTGGATGAGGGCGGTGGGGCCGCTGGGCGACGATCCCCTCGTCCACACCTGTGCCGTCACCTACGCCAGCGACATGACGTTGCTCGACGCGGTGCGCCTGCCGGTCGAACCGCTGTGGGGGCCGCGCGGCTTCGACATGGCCTCTCTGGACCACGCGATGTGGTTCCACCGACCGTTCCGGGCCGACGAGTGGTTCCTCTACCAACAGGAGTCACCTGTGGCGACCGGTGCCCGCGGGCTCGCCCGAGGGCTGCTCTACGACCGGTGGGGACGGTTGATCGCCTCGGTGGTGCAGGAGGGGTTGTTCCGGGCGGTGGATTGA
- a CDS encoding DUF3516 domain-containing protein gives MTLIDQMPSTADPDTLYDAFSGWAEGRGITLYPAQEEALIEVVSGANVILSTPTGSGKSLVAAGAHFAALAQDKVTFYTAPIKALVSEKFFDLCKLFGTENVGMLTGDASVNADAPIICCTAEVLASIALRDGADADIGQVVMDEFHFYAEPDRGWAWQIPLLELPQAQFVLMSATLGDVSRFEEDLTRRTGRPTTVVRSATRPVPLSYEYRTTPLTETLTELLQTHQAPVYIVHFTQAQAVERAQALMSINMCSRAEKDEIAKLIGDFRFTTRFGRNLSRYVRHGIGVHHAGMLPKYRRLVERLAQAGLLKVICGTDTLGVGVNVPIRTVLFTALAKYDGNRVRVLRAREFHQIAGRAGRAGFDTAGLVVAQAPEHVIENEKALAKAGDDPKKRRKVVRKKAPEGFVNWSEKTFEKLIASEPEPLTSRFRVTHAMLLSVIARPGDAFRAMRKLLEDNHEDRRSQLRHIRRAIAIYRSLLDGGIVERLDAPDAEGRTIRLTVDLQQDFALNQPLSTFALAAFELLDPESPSYALDMVSVVESTLDDPRQILAAQQNKARGEAVAQMKADGVEYEERMERLADIGHPKPLEELLFHAYGLYRKSHPWVGDHPLSPKSVVRDMYERAMTFGEFVSHYELARTEGIVLRYLAGAYKALEHTVPDDLKSEDFQDIVEWLGEMVRQVDSSLLDEWEQLAHPEDETAEEAQDRADQVKPVTANARAFRVLVRNAMFRRVELAALDKVEELGELDGEAGWDADAWAEAMDGYWEEYDDLGTGPNARGPKLLRIEERPEDGLWRVRQTFDDPNGDHDWGISAEVDLTASDAEGRAVVKVVDVGRL, from the coding sequence GTGACCCTTATCGATCAGATGCCGAGCACCGCCGATCCCGACACTCTCTACGACGCCTTCTCCGGCTGGGCCGAGGGCAGGGGCATCACGCTCTACCCCGCCCAGGAGGAGGCCCTGATCGAAGTGGTCTCCGGGGCGAACGTCATCCTGTCCACTCCGACCGGCTCCGGCAAGAGCCTGGTGGCGGCCGGGGCCCACTTCGCCGCGCTCGCCCAGGACAAGGTCACCTTCTACACCGCCCCGATCAAGGCCCTGGTGTCGGAGAAGTTCTTCGATCTGTGCAAGCTCTTCGGTACCGAGAACGTCGGCATGCTCACCGGTGACGCCTCGGTCAACGCCGACGCGCCCATCATCTGCTGCACCGCCGAGGTGCTCGCTTCCATCGCCCTGCGCGACGGGGCGGACGCCGACATCGGCCAGGTCGTGATGGACGAGTTCCACTTCTACGCCGAGCCGGACCGGGGCTGGGCGTGGCAGATCCCGCTGTTGGAACTGCCGCAGGCACAGTTCGTCCTGATGTCGGCCACGCTCGGTGATGTGAGCCGGTTCGAGGAGGACCTGACCCGGCGCACCGGGCGCCCGACCACCGTGGTGCGCTCGGCCACCCGGCCGGTTCCGCTGAGCTACGAGTACCGCACCACGCCACTGACCGAGACGCTGACGGAGCTGCTCCAGACCCACCAGGCTCCGGTGTACATCGTGCACTTCACCCAGGCGCAGGCGGTGGAGAGGGCCCAGGCGCTGATGAGCATCAACATGTGCTCGCGCGCCGAGAAGGACGAGATCGCCAAGCTCATCGGCGACTTCCGTTTCACCACCCGGTTCGGTCGGAACCTCTCCCGCTACGTCCGGCACGGCATCGGGGTGCACCACGCCGGGATGCTGCCGAAGTACCGACGGTTGGTGGAGAGGCTGGCCCAGGCCGGTCTGCTGAAGGTGATCTGCGGCACCGACACCCTGGGGGTGGGCGTCAACGTCCCCATCCGTACGGTGCTGTTCACCGCGTTGGCCAAGTACGACGGCAACCGGGTGCGGGTGCTGCGGGCGCGGGAGTTCCACCAGATCGCCGGGCGGGCCGGGCGGGCCGGTTTCGACACGGCCGGCCTGGTCGTCGCGCAGGCCCCCGAGCACGTGATCGAGAACGAGAAGGCCCTGGCCAAGGCCGGTGACGATCCGAAGAAGCGCCGCAAGGTGGTGCGGAAGAAGGCTCCGGAGGGCTTCGTCAACTGGAGCGAGAAGACCTTCGAGAAACTGATCGCCTCCGAGCCGGAACCGCTCACCTCCCGATTCAGGGTGACCCACGCGATGCTGCTGTCCGTCATCGCCCGACCCGGCGACGCCTTCCGGGCGATGCGCAAGCTGCTGGAGGACAACCACGAGGACCGGCGCAGCCAGCTGCGTCACATCCGGCGGGCGATCGCCATCTACCGTTCGCTGCTGGACGGCGGAATCGTCGAGCGACTCGACGCCCCGGACGCCGAGGGGCGCACCATCCGGCTGACCGTCGACCTCCAGCAGGACTTCGCCCTCAACCAGCCGCTGTCCACCTTCGCGCTGGCGGCCTTCGAGCTGTTGGACCCCGAATCGCCCTCCTACGCCCTGGACATGGTCTCCGTCGTCGAGTCGACCCTGGACGATCCGCGGCAGATCCTCGCGGCCCAGCAGAACAAGGCCAGGGGCGAGGCCGTCGCGCAGATGAAGGCGGACGGTGTCGAGTACGAGGAGCGCATGGAGCGGTTGGCGGACATCGGCCACCCCAAACCACTGGAGGAACTGCTCTTCCACGCCTACGGCCTCTACCGCAAGAGCCACCCGTGGGTCGGCGACCATCCGCTGTCCCCGAAGTCGGTCGTCCGCGACATGTACGAGCGAGCGATGACCTTCGGGGAGTTCGTCTCCCACTACGAGCTGGCCCGCACCGAGGGCATCGTGCTGCGGTACCTGGCCGGCGCCTACAAGGCGTTGGAGCACACCGTGCCGGACGACCTGAAGTCCGAGGACTTCCAGGACATCGTCGAGTGGCTCGGCGAGATGGTCCGCCAGGTGGACTCCAGCCTGCTGGACGAGTGGGAGCAGCTGGCCCATCCCGAGGACGAGACGGCCGAGGAGGCCCAGGACCGCGCCGACCAGGTCAAGCCCGTCACCGCCAACGCCCGGGCCTTCCGCGTGCTGGTGCGCAACGCGATGTTCCGGCGGGTGGAGCTGGCGGCGTTGGACAAGGTCGAGGAGCTGGGCGAACTGGACGGCGAGGCCGGCTGGGACGCCGACGCCTGGGCCGAGGCCATGGACGGCTACTGGGAGGAGTACGACGACCTGGGCACCGGGCCGAACGCCCGCGGTCCGAAGTTGCTGCGGATCGAGGAGCGCCCCGAGGACGGCCTGTGGCGGGTCCGGCAGACCTTCGACGACCCGAACGGCGACCACGACTGGGGGATCTCCGCCGAGGTGGACCTCACGGCCTCCGACGCGGAGGGTCGCGCGGTGGTCAAGGTCGTCGATGTCGGCCGGTTGTGA
- a CDS encoding metal-dependent hydrolase: MMGPAHSLSGAAAWLGVGAVAHALDRPMPWPVLVTGALICAGAALAPDLDHKSATISRAFGPLSKWLCMVIEELSSAVYKATRKPGDPRRAGGHRTLTHTWLWAVLMGAGFSALAASGGRWAVLGILFVHMVLAVEGLLWRAARVSSDILVWLLGATSAWILADVLNKPGNGADWLFTGAGQEYLWLGLPIVLGSLVHDLGDAITVSGCPILWPIPVAGKRWYPVGPPKAMRFKAGSWLEVQVLMPGFMLTGGVSGLWALGYLG; the protein is encoded by the coding sequence ATGATGGGACCGGCACACTCGCTGTCGGGAGCGGCAGCGTGGCTGGGGGTGGGAGCGGTGGCGCACGCCCTGGACCGGCCGATGCCGTGGCCGGTCCTGGTGACCGGAGCGCTGATCTGCGCGGGTGCGGCCCTCGCCCCCGACCTCGACCACAAGTCGGCGACGATCTCCCGCGCCTTCGGACCGCTGTCCAAGTGGCTCTGCATGGTGATCGAGGAACTGTCGAGCGCGGTCTACAAGGCCACCCGCAAGCCCGGCGACCCCCGGCGCGCCGGGGGGCACCGGACCCTGACCCACACCTGGCTGTGGGCGGTGCTGATGGGAGCGGGCTTCTCGGCCCTGGCGGCGTCGGGTGGCCGCTGGGCGGTGCTGGGCATCCTCTTCGTCCACATGGTGCTGGCGGTCGAGGGGCTGCTGTGGCGGGCCGCGCGGGTCTCCAGCGACATCCTGGTGTGGCTGCTCGGCGCCACCAGCGCGTGGATACTGGCGGACGTCCTGAACAAGCCCGGCAACGGGGCGGACTGGCTGTTCACCGGGGCCGGCCAGGAGTATCTGTGGCTGGGCCTGCCGATCGTGCTCGGTTCCCTGGTCCACGACCTCGGCGACGCCATCACGGTCTCCGGTTGCCCGATCCTGTGGCCGATCCCCGTGGCCGGCAAGCGCTGGTACCCGGTGGGCCCGCCCAAGGCCATGCGTTTCAAGGCCGGCAGTTGGCTGGAGGTACAGGTCCTGATGCCCGGCTTCATGCTGACCGGCGGCGTGAGCGGATTGTGGGCCCTGGGGTACCTCGGCTGA
- a CDS encoding ABC transporter transmembrane domain-containing protein, with protein MIGVAPPSHDPAASESATTLPVGAPRTVRAYVGELGRRHRGAFATLVAVNATAVTASMAGPYLLGRLVEDLAAGVRDLHLERTAALFALALVVQAVFTRQVRLRGAVLGERMLADLREDFLVRSVRLPPGVLERAGTGDLLSRITTDIDRLAGAMREAVPQLAVGVVWAGLLLGALTATAPPLALAVVIAAPLLLAGARWYYRRAPAAYRSEAAGYAAVAAALAETVDAGRTVEAHRLGARRVSLSERRIAEWTRWERYTLWLRTVFFPTVNGTHVLVLGSVLVLGGLFVERGWVSVGELTTGALLAQMLVDPIGLILRWYDELQVAQVSLARLVGVREIEPDSGDATTVPNGREVRADAVRFGYRAGDDVLHGVSLNVPPGTRVALVGPSGAGKSTLGRLLAGIYAPRAGEVTLGGAELARMSAERVREHVALVNQEHHVFVGTLRDNLLLANAGVGDDELWGALAAVDAADWARSLPEGLDSEVGSGGTSVTPAQAQQIALARLVLADPHTLVLDEATSLLDPRAARHLERSLARVLEGRTVVAIAHRLHTAHDADLIAVVEGGRISELGGHDELVAADGAYAALWRSWHG; from the coding sequence GTGATCGGCGTCGCACCGCCTTCCCATGATCCGGCCGCGTCGGAGTCGGCCACCACCCTGCCGGTGGGGGCGCCACGGACCGTGCGCGCCTACGTCGGCGAGCTGGGCCGGCGACACCGCGGCGCGTTCGCGACCCTGGTGGCGGTGAACGCCACCGCGGTGACGGCCTCCATGGCGGGCCCCTACCTGCTCGGACGTCTGGTGGAGGACCTCGCCGCGGGAGTGCGCGACCTCCACCTGGAACGCACCGCGGCACTGTTCGCCCTCGCCCTGGTCGTCCAGGCCGTCTTCACCCGGCAGGTGCGGCTTCGAGGGGCCGTGCTGGGCGAGCGGATGCTGGCCGACCTGCGCGAGGACTTCCTGGTCCGTTCGGTGCGACTGCCGCCGGGCGTGTTGGAGCGGGCCGGCACCGGGGACCTGCTCTCCCGGATCACCACCGACATCGACCGACTGGCGGGCGCGATGCGCGAGGCGGTGCCCCAACTGGCCGTCGGCGTCGTCTGGGCGGGACTGCTGCTGGGCGCGCTCACCGCCACCGCTCCCCCGCTGGCCCTGGCCGTCGTGATCGCCGCGCCGCTGCTGCTGGCGGGCGCCCGCTGGTACTACCGGCGCGCACCCGCCGCCTACCGCTCGGAAGCCGCCGGATACGCCGCCGTCGCCGCGGCGCTGGCCGAGACCGTGGACGCCGGACGGACGGTGGAGGCCCACCGGCTGGGTGCCCGCCGCGTATCCCTCTCCGAGCGCCGTATCGCGGAGTGGACGCGGTGGGAGCGGTACACGCTGTGGCTGCGGACGGTGTTCTTCCCCACCGTCAACGGCACGCACGTGCTGGTCCTGGGATCGGTGCTGGTTCTCGGGGGTCTCTTCGTGGAGCGGGGCTGGGTCTCGGTGGGCGAGTTGACCACGGGCGCGCTGCTCGCCCAGATGCTGGTCGACCCGATCGGACTGATCCTGCGCTGGTACGACGAACTCCAGGTGGCCCAGGTGTCCCTGGCCCGGCTGGTGGGGGTACGGGAGATCGAGCCGGACTCCGGTGATGCCACGACGGTGCCGAACGGCCGGGAGGTGCGCGCGGACGCGGTGCGGTTCGGTTACCGGGCGGGCGACGACGTGCTGCACGGGGTGTCGTTGAACGTGCCGCCCGGCACACGGGTGGCGCTGGTGGGCCCGTCGGGCGCGGGCAAGTCCACGCTGGGGCGCCTGCTGGCGGGCATCTACGCGCCCCGGGCGGGCGAGGTCACGCTCGGCGGGGCCGAACTGGCCCGGATGTCCGCGGAGCGGGTGCGCGAGCACGTGGCGCTGGTCAACCAGGAGCACCACGTCTTCGTCGGCACGCTCCGCGACAACCTGCTGTTGGCGAACGCCGGTGTCGGTGACGACGAGTTGTGGGGCGCCCTCGCGGCGGTGGACGCCGCCGACTGGGCGCGTTCTCTGCCCGAGGGGCTGGACAGCGAGGTCGGTTCCGGAGGAACCTCCGTCACCCCCGCCCAGGCCCAGCAGATCGCGTTGGCCCGGCTGGTGCTGGCCGACCCCCACACCCTGGTGCTGGACGAGGCGACCTCGCTGCTGGATCCGCGTGCCGCCCGCCACCTGGAACGCTCGCTCGCCCGGGTGCTGGAGGGACGCACGGTGGTGGCGATCGCGCACCGGTTGCACACCGCGCACGACGCGGACCTGATCGCGGTCGTGGAGGGCGGCCGGATCAGCGAGCTGGGCGGCCACGACGAGCTGGTCGCCGCGGACGGCGCCTACGCCGCGCTGTGGCGCTCCTGGCACGGCTGA
- a CDS encoding ABC transporter transmembrane domain-containing protein, translated as MQIRDLPYPDPGVPDVRSGFRLLVWLWRAQLGGQAKSLAWGTLHMAAIASFPVVVGMAVEAATTGFGERLVPVGALTAALGLVVMVGDTMLHRTAVTNWITAAARVQQLLARRTAELGATLTRRVAAGEVVAVSTGDIEKIGWFVESVSRFGAALLSTVGVCAALTVYEPLLGGVVTLGVVVLVLAVLPLLPPATRRADAQRAKAGRATELAADTVAGLRVLRGIGGEELFLDRYRKASQETRRAAVRTARMWSLIDAVQVVLQGLLLLSVLWFGTRLALEGRVAVGELVTVYGAVTFLLFPLRLFQEVAMAYSFSKPSARRAARVLALRREGAGRHAGGGGDTEEPREPHGDLYDPASGLIAPTGALTAVVCGDPDTAGRLAERLGGHAVDSDPEVPSALLGGVALDELPLETARAAVLVQDKDPVLLSGTLGELLDVPSSGAVTARQALDAAQCGDVLDALARSTADPGGEPMEARITERGRSLSGGQRQRLALARSLVADPRVLVLDEPTSAVDSHTEARIAEALRRVRAGRTTVVFSSSPLLLDRADRVAFVRDGTVVATGTHRGLLAREPEYRAVVTRDTTDTTDTTGADGTAEDVARNAGTCGPHRHEQMEETA; from the coding sequence ATGCAGATCCGCGACCTCCCGTATCCCGACCCCGGTGTTCCCGACGTACGGTCCGGATTCCGTCTCCTCGTCTGGCTGTGGCGCGCCCAGCTCGGCGGGCAGGCGAAGTCGTTGGCCTGGGGCACGCTCCATATGGCGGCCATCGCCTCCTTCCCCGTGGTGGTGGGCATGGCGGTGGAGGCCGCCACCACGGGTTTCGGGGAACGGCTCGTCCCGGTGGGGGCTTTGACGGCGGCGCTCGGTCTGGTGGTCATGGTCGGTGACACCATGCTGCACCGCACCGCCGTCACCAACTGGATCACCGCCGCGGCCCGGGTACAGCAACTGCTGGCGCGCCGGACCGCGGAGCTGGGCGCCACGCTGACCCGGCGGGTGGCGGCCGGTGAGGTCGTCGCCGTCTCCACCGGTGACATCGAGAAGATCGGCTGGTTCGTGGAGAGCGTCTCCCGCTTCGGGGCGGCACTGCTGAGCACGGTCGGGGTGTGCGCGGCGCTGACGGTGTACGAGCCCCTGCTGGGGGGTGTGGTGACGCTGGGCGTGGTGGTGCTGGTCCTGGCCGTGCTGCCGCTGCTCCCACCGGCCACCCGGAGGGCGGACGCGCAGCGCGCGAAGGCCGGACGCGCCACCGAACTGGCCGCGGACACGGTGGCCGGTCTGCGGGTGCTGCGTGGCATCGGTGGCGAGGAGTTGTTCCTCGACCGGTACCGGAAGGCTTCGCAGGAGACGCGCCGGGCGGCGGTGCGCACCGCCCGGATGTGGTCCCTGATCGACGCCGTGCAGGTGGTGCTGCAGGGGTTGCTGCTGCTCTCCGTGCTCTGGTTCGGCACACGGCTGGCCCTGGAGGGCCGGGTCGCGGTGGGCGAGCTGGTCACGGTGTACGGGGCCGTGACCTTCCTGCTCTTCCCACTGCGGCTCTTCCAGGAGGTCGCCATGGCGTACTCCTTCTCCAAGCCGTCGGCGAGGCGGGCGGCCCGTGTCCTGGCGCTGCGCCGGGAGGGCGCCGGACGCCACGCCGGGGGCGGCGGGGACACCGAGGAGCCCCGGGAGCCGCACGGTGACCTGTACGACCCCGCGAGTGGGCTCATCGCACCGACCGGCGCCCTGACCGCGGTGGTGTGCGGCGATCCCGACACCGCCGGGCGGCTCGCCGAGCGGCTGGGCGGGCATGCCGTCGACTCCGACCCCGAGGTGCCCTCGGCGCTGCTGGGTGGTGTCGCCCTGGACGAGTTGCCGCTGGAGACCGCCCGTGCGGCCGTACTGGTGCAGGACAAGGACCCGGTGCTGCTCTCGGGCACGCTGGGCGAACTGCTCGACGTGCCGTCGTCCGGCGCCGTCACGGCCCGGCAGGCGCTGGACGCCGCCCAGTGCGGTGACGTGCTGGACGCCCTGGCCCGGTCCACCGCCGACCCCGGAGGCGAACCGATGGAGGCCCGGATCACCGAGCGCGGTCGATCGTTGTCGGGGGGCCAACGCCAGCGGCTGGCGCTGGCGCGCTCGCTGGTGGCCGACCCACGGGTGTTGGTGCTGGACGAGCCCACCAGCGCGGTGGACTCGCACACCGAGGCCCGCATCGCCGAGGCACTGCGCCGTGTCCGCGCGGGCCGCACCACCGTGGTGTTCTCCTCCAGTCCGTTGCTGCTGGACCGGGCCGACCGGGTGGCGTTCGTGCGGGACGGCACGGTGGTGGCGACCGGCACGCACCGCGGCCTCCTCGCACGAGAACCGGAGTACCGCGCGGTGGTCACCCGCGACACCACGGACACCACGGACACCACCGGTGCCGACGGCACGGCCGAGGACGTGGCCCGGAACGCGGGAACGTGCGGGCCGCACCGGCACGAGCAGATGGAGGAAACCGCGTGA